Proteins encoded within one genomic window of Neochlamydia sp. AcF84:
- a CDS encoding NAD-dependent epimerase/dehydratase family protein has translation MIAITGSTGFIGNYLCKFLPLPHKRFVRQSISTIPSPQQFIGNLNNPVDINNFVQQADVLIHLAWVNNPWTSDKDIFSDISHNLLSSLTLFEAYAQANPQGHIIFASSGGNMYQKSSLVSHQESDPPYPWSSYSINKLAVENYLALFCRKYGIRGTVLRISNPYGALLPSTRTNGLIGVIFSKLIDNSTLNIIDSLYSIRDYIHLDDLSHAFHLIIKNPPEKALMQVFNVGSGQGTSLKEVLDTIEAISKRKIKVNLCNNSCEPTFSVLSPKLISQTLNWHPKIELKEGLEKMWASIH, from the coding sequence ATGATTGCAATTACGGGCAGTACAGGTTTTATAGGAAATTATCTCTGCAAGTTTCTTCCTCTCCCTCATAAACGCTTTGTTCGTCAATCTATTTCTACCATCCCTTCCCCGCAGCAGTTTATAGGAAATCTAAACAATCCTGTAGATATCAATAATTTTGTCCAACAGGCCGACGTTTTGATCCATTTAGCTTGGGTAAACAATCCATGGACCTCTGATAAAGATATTTTTTCTGATATTTCTCATAATCTTTTATCTTCTCTTACCCTTTTTGAAGCCTATGCCCAAGCTAATCCCCAGGGTCATATTATTTTTGCAAGTAGTGGAGGAAATATGTATCAAAAGAGCTCTTTAGTTTCTCATCAGGAGTCAGATCCTCCCTATCCTTGGAGTAGCTATAGTATTAATAAACTAGCGGTAGAAAATTATTTAGCTTTATTTTGCAGAAAGTATGGAATTCGGGGGACTGTATTGCGGATAAGTAACCCTTATGGTGCTCTTCTTCCTTCTACGCGTACAAATGGGCTCATTGGGGTCATTTTTTCCAAATTAATAGATAATTCCACTTTAAATATTATTGATTCTCTTTATAGCATAAGAGATTACATTCATCTAGATGATCTTTCTCACGCTTTTCATTTAATCATTAAAAATCCTCCTGAAAAAGCTTTGATGCAAGTCTTTAATGTGGGCTCCGGCCAAGGAACTTCTTTAAAAGAAGTTTTAGACACTATAGAAGCAATCTCTAAAAGAAAAATTAAGGTTAACTTGTGCAATAATAGCTGTGAGCCTACTTTTAGCGTTTTATCTCCAAAGCTAATTAGTCAAACTCTTAACTGGCATCCAAAAATAGAGTTAAAAGAAGGCTTAGAGAAAATGTGGGCAAGTATTCATTAA